The Musa acuminata AAA Group cultivar baxijiao chromosome BXJ3-6, Cavendish_Baxijiao_AAA, whole genome shotgun sequence region TAGTTCAGACATTATGGTTTGTTGTTGGCATGGAGGTATCAAGTATTCCAATCACCCATCTGCATGAGTCCCATGCCACATTCCCATATATTTTTGGACATGGGTCTTACACATGCCATTGCATAGTGTTCATAGCCTGTTGGTGCATTATGTTCTGCTTGGTATGTGCAAAATGATCTGTACTTTTATGAATGGTAACGCTATGATGTTTTCAATGCAATTGGATTAATTACTATTGTGATTCTTTTAATCTTATTACATATATAGTTAGACTAGTTGAAATCTTAGTTCAGCGGTGTTGGTGGTGGTAGTAGTCGGTGCAAAAGATGTTATGCTTTCATGGTGGACTTCTTTATATTCTTAGGTTTAGATGCTTAGACCTGTAGCTTGTGTTGATCTGGTGTTTGTTTAATTTAGTCATTTTTGGGGAATTTGTTGGAAAATTCAGTGTAGGATGTTTTGGTAAATGGTAGTCTGAGACAGATCTAAAATCCAGAATAGTTTTGACAATCTCATTGTTTTATCATTGAAGGGAATAGTTCTGAGTTCAAGAATAACCAGGTTCAATTCCTACTACAATTATTACGCTGACATTTCAAGAATAGAATTCATGTAAATATTGCCATAATATCCAAACTTCCTTACAGCTAAATTGACTTGATCATTTGATGTTTACAAGTTCCTACTTTGCCATCACGCAGCATCTCTTCCGCCTTTCCTGCTCACATACTCGCACAGCCGGCACGGCAGCGCATCGAGGCTGGTGGCACGGTTCTTCCTGTAGTAACCCATCACGCCGCACCTCCTCCAAGCATGGTACTCTGCATAGGCAATGGGGTCATCTGCCACAGCCTTCACATACGAAGCCAGCGCTTCCATGGAGTCAAACTTGGATCCATCAATGATAGAATGCGGAGGGATGAAGCTTTCGACATCCGGTGCCCCAAAGTAGATGGGCACTGCACCAGCATCAAGAGCATAGTAGAGCTTCTCGGTGATGTAGCTGTTCGTCTTGGTGTTTTCAATGGCGAGGACAAACTTGTAATGCGACATGGCACAGTGTACGTGCCCCCACCAGTGTTGTTTGGCGACCAGCTCCATTTTGCACTCGGGGTAGAAGGAAAGTGCTGCATCACTACCCCCTACATTGTTCACGCAACCTCCAAAAGAATGATGGGAGATGTGGGCAAAAAACTTCTCGGCAAGTTCGTTTCGGAACTGGAAACACCGCGAAGAAGACCAGTAGACAAGGATGTCCTGAGAAGATTTGGAAGGTAAGAAAAGAGTAAAGATAACATATAGTCATTTTGCTATTTTTCAGAGAGCAGTCTATATAAAACCATACGCTGCTGTAGTCATGACAATTTCAGGCATATTTGTAGTCATTTCTATCATTCAGTAATCAGGATTTTAAATTGCAGAAGAATTTTCCAAGTTTCTTTCAAACATAGAAGTAAAATGCTTAAATTTGTTTGATGTGATTTTGAAGCTCACCATCAATCAATATTTGAAGTATAAGATTTGGAACTTGTACACCACCATCAGATTCGAAATAATGACTAGCTTATTTGGCAACAAGATTTTGAGTGATAATGGTAAGATCTTGAGATCAAATTTCATTTGTACTACTTGTccttgtagaaaaaaaaaaagctaaaattTAGTTTGGTAAAACATTTTAATTTGAACCATGTCTAAAATGAGAATATGAAATAGTAATCTTTTCTCCTTGTAAATAAAGAGGAAGCAAGCTTATATGGAGATGACCAATAAAGTTCACACATATTATAACTCATGCAATTTGGAAAAAAGCAATAATATCAAAAGACACCACATTAAGTATCCAAATATATCCACTTGTGACTCCAGGAAAAGAGAAGTGATAGCTTACGCTTCGTTTCTTAGAGGAGACATGGTAATTCCGGGATTTATGAATAAGGGAAGCAGGGTATGTGCACTGCACATCATCCTTGGCATGATAACCAACAAATATGTCTTCATATCCTGACCGTTTCCTAGTGGGTTCGATATCCATATACACTCGAAGCGGTTCACCCTTTTGCCTCTGTCGGCAACAAAAAGAGAGTTATTAGAACAAAGATGTAGTAGAGAATTGGGGATACATAAGTGGTTCGCCTTAAACGTCTTACCGTCTTCGGAGGCGAATCCCACTCGAAGAACACGGCGTCGGGCTTGTCGGCTAGGGCTTCGGATTTGGTCCAGAGGCAGGTCATCCCGCACCGGCACGAGTacagatcatccatctcgtccgggATCCAACTCCACCCCTTCACCAGAATGCTCACGTGCCTGGCGCCGAGGCTCGAGCAGTCGCCGGCCTCCGCGTCCTGGATCGCCGACGGGTCCGCGGTCCAGTTACTGTAACCGTGCTTCTCCCGGAACCGATCGCAGCCCACCTCCTCGTCCCATCTCGCGAACGCGGCGGCGAGGTCAGTGAAGGTCTCGGGCGGATGGTCAGGGGTAGGGGCTGTGTCGGGGAGCGGCTCCGCGAGCCTCCCAACGTTGTCGGCGAGGGCTGGGGCGGGGGCAGGGCCGGGGTCGGCGATGGTCCTGGCGGCCGCagcgaaggaggaggaagagaagccgAAGTGAGATGAGAGGGAGGAGAAGTCAACGTAGGTGGTGAGGAGGAGGACAAGGAGGACGAGAACGGAGGAGGGGAGGAAGCGAAGGAGGGCGTGGTTGTTTACCGGCGGCATCGGGCCAACAGAGAAGAGTGGAGGGAGAGTGGCCGTTGTTTGCTGTTATACTTCATTTTGcctcgttattttattttaagttcgtgataatatatatatatatatatatatatatatatatatatatatatatattataagttaGAAATCCAACTACGAATTAACTTAAAGTTATTGATATAAAATTAACTTATAcggatatatataattataattataattatattgagAGAAGGGAGCATGGCGCGGCAGACGAGATGGGTGCGGGGCCACTCAACATGTGAGTTGGGAGCCATGAACTACGCAATCGAAACTTATAATCTACTCAAATGTTGCACATAAATGCATGTACTCAAAGTCTGCCGAAGCTTATGGTGTGGTCATGTGATTATATTTGGGTGACATGTTAATCTTTTGTGTCAATATGCTTTTTGGTAACTTGTCATATTCAAAGTGAAAGAAAGTAGATACCTCACATCAAAGTCAAGAAACATATTCTACACTTGAATCGTACAAGATAGGATTTAGAATTAACTACGTATGAACTTGCAAagacatttttttcctttttctttttcttaatcaccaaccttcttcttcttcttcttcttcttcttcttcttcttcttcttcttcttcttcttttctataCCATTCATGAGCATCGGATTTAGTGGCAAGTTAAAGCTGGTCAATGCAAATCCTCCCAAACAAGGCATGTGCCAACAATTTGATGAGAGATTAGGTTTTGTTAGATTCACTCAAAGGCAACTTGGGAGCATCCACAAGCTGTATTTTATCTCCCCACTATGAGATCATGTTTCAATATTTTTAATAGAGCACATATCTAATAGACTATTCCCTCCACGTCAAATAAAACAAAATTACATATGAATCCTCTAAGGTCAATGATGCTTGTATTTGTCACTCAAGTTTAACATGTATGACATAATATTGACATCTTTGAATCTCGTAAATATGCAGATCATTCATTAagataatagtaaaaaaaaataaaaattatggatCTTGATGATTTGACCAACTTAATACTATCAAaagacgtatatatatatattcatcaaataCCTCTATCATGAAAATATGATTATAAATGTTATGAGTAATTCAGCcaaaaaaacaaaacttcgaatcACTATTTTTCGGTTTTGTGTTCAAATTACACTTATAGAGTCACaattttttattatgaaaaaTGAAGACGACTGACATAAATGAACTTTCCTTTTGTTTCAtttgtgaaagaaaaaaaattctcttctaatgaacaaacTATTGTTATCGAAATTAATCATTTATTCGAgctaatccattttcaacaattatCACATCTAGATAAAAATACCAATCCGAAAAATCTTACTGTCAATATGCAAGTGCAAATATTATGTTGTTGCATAAGGATAAACTAATATCAAGCCTCAAATCTtagatcctatatatatatatattttttctggaTCAGTTCTGATttggataatatatatataatataactcctGTATTAAATTATTAGTATTTAATGTTTTTAGCGTTGGTATGGTAAATGTGATGTGAAAACACTTTCAATTGAGCTATTTGTCCTCCTTGCATTGCCTCCTGTGATTCAAGTATGTAACCTTCATAGCCTGCTAACTCTCCCCACCAGTTGAAGAACAACACTACTCGTATCATTAGCCTATCTATATTTATGTCACTAAAATCTCACCCTTACCTTCCTAGCTTCTAAGCAGCAGCTGCATTGGTGTTTAAGCTGAATCATTAAAATTGAGACATGAAATAAGATACTAATCGTAAGATTGACTTGTGATCTCTGTTTCTATCATCTATCTTTACCATCTGTTAGAGGATTCATCGGGGCATTCTATCATTCAGCACCTCTTCCACCTTTCCTGCTCACGTACTCACATAACCGGCACGGCAGCGCATCGAGAGAGGCGGCACGGTTCCTCCCGTAGTAGCCCATCACACCACACCTCCTCCAAGCATGGTACTCCGAGTAAGCCACCGGGTCATCTGCCACAGCCTTCACGTACGTCGCCAGCTCTTCCATGGACCTAAACTTGGATCCATCTATGATGGAATGCGGAGGGACGAAGCTTTGCACGTCCGGCGCCCCAAAGTAGATCGGCACCGAACCAGCATCCAGAGCATAGTAGAGCTTCTCGGTGACGTAGCTCTCCGCCATGGTGTTCTCGATGGCGAGGACGAACTTGTACTGCGACATGGCACAGTGCAGATGATCCCACCAATGTGGCTCGGCAGTCAGCTCCATCCTGCACTCGGGGTACAAGGAAATGGCGGCGTCTCTGCCCCCTACGTTGTTCAAGCAGCTTCCGAAGGAGTGATGCGAGATGTGAGCAAAGAACTTTTCTGCAAGCTCAGTTCGGTGTTGGTAGCACTTCGACGAAGACCAGTAAACAAGAACATCCTGAGAAGATTCATCATGAAGGTGAGGGGATATGCGTCAAAGCTCTGACAGTGGAGTTGGAAGCGATGACTTACGTTTCTTTTCTTGGAGGAGACATAGTAACTCCGGAATTTACGGAACATGGATCCAGCATATGTGCATTGAACATCATCCTTGGCATGGAATCCAACAAATATGTCTTCCGATCCTGTTGGTTGCCTGCTGGCTTCGAGATCCATGTAAACacgaagtggttcaccctttcgcCTCTGTTTTAAGAACAGGGTAGACGACAGAGGTGAGAGCTAGTCTGATTCCATTCTGCTATGTATACATGTCTCTTCTTACCGTCTTTGGAGgcgttttccactcgaagaacacgGCGTCGGGCTTGTCGGCGAGGGCGGCGGATTTGGTCCAGAGACAAGTCATGCCGCAGCGGCAGGAGTACAGGTTGTCCGTCTCGTCGGGAATCCAAGTCCACCCCTTCACCAGAATGCTGATGTGGGAGGCGCCGAGCGTGGAGCAGTCGCCTGCCTCGGCGTCCTGGATCGCCGACGGGTCGGCTGTCCAGTTGCGGTGCTTGTCGCGGAACCGATAGCAGCCAACCTCCTCGTCCCATCTCGCGAAGGCGGCCGCGAGGTCGGTGCGGGGCTCGGCCCGCCTCTGGAGGGCGGGATCGCGGACTGGCCTGGCTACGGCCattgcggaggaggaggaggtggaggagagggATGAGAAGTCGAGGTAGCTGGtgacgaagaggaagaggaggaggaggagggaggaagaggggAGGAAGCGGGCGAGCGCGTGGTGGCGTAGCGGCGACATGGAATGGGGTGAGCAGACACCGCGAAGAGTTTGACCCATCATATTCCCCAGTATTATTAGTCTACGGACAACTCATCTGTTTCTTTAGCCACTACTCTTTGAATACCTACCCTCTGCATGATTGGTAGAACGTTGGGTCCCGCAGGAAAACAATCTATATATCCTCAAGTCAAATAGCAGGTAGGTTTCAAGGTAGCGTACCACGGGAAACGTGAAATGGTGGATTCAGTAGCATTATATATGGCTCGATATTAATTATACGTACGTAAATCTCAGCACGTGCCAAACTTACTCGAAACAATATAagtatttatttatcttaatttaaTGGTTTTTCCAAACTCCTCATCACGTGCAAAATCTAGGGATTGGTACAGTTTCTCATCTACCATTTAATGTCACTGGAAAGAAGAGCCCATAGATTTCGTAAGCGAGTCAGAGATTTGAAGTTTCGTATGATGAACATCATTTtacgattattatttttattccaaTCAACAAATAGCTTCAGAATTCGATCACAGCAGAT contains the following coding sequences:
- the LOC103989072 gene encoding alpha-(1,4)-fucosyltransferase; the protein is MPPVNNHALLRFLPSSVLVLLVLLLTTYVDFSSLSSHFGFSSSSFAAAARTIADPGPAPAPALADNVGRLAEPLPDTAPTPDHPPETFTDLAAAFARWDEEVGCDRFREKHGYSNWTADPSAIQDAEAGDCSSLGARHVSILVKGWSWIPDEMDDLYSCRCGMTCLWTKSEALADKPDAVFFEWDSPPKTRQKGEPLRVYMDIEPTRKRSGYEDIFVGYHAKDDVQCTYPASLIHKSRNYHVSSKKRSDILVYWSSSRCFQFRNELAEKFFAHISHHSFGGCVNNVGGSDAALSFYPECKMELVAKQHWWGHVHCAMSHYKFVLAIENTKTNSYITEKLYYALDAGAVPIYFGAPDVESFIPPHSIIDGSKFDSMEALASYVKAVADDPIAYAEYHAWRRCGVMGYYRKNRATSLDALPCRLCEYVSRKGGRDAA
- the LOC135640034 gene encoding alpha-(1,4)-fucosyltransferase-like; amino-acid sequence: MSPLRHHALARFLPSSSLLLLLFLFVTSYLDFSSLSSTSSSSAMAVARPVRDPALQRRAEPRTDLAAAFARWDEEVGCYRFRDKHRNWTADPSAIQDAEAGDCSTLGASHISILVKGWTWIPDETDNLYSCRCGMTCLWTKSAALADKPDAVFFEWKTPPKTRRKGEPLRVYMDLEASRQPTGSEDIFVGFHAKDDVQCTYAGSMFRKFRSYYVSSKKRNDVLVYWSSSKCYQHRTELAEKFFAHISHHSFGSCLNNVGGRDAAISLYPECRMELTAEPHWWDHLHCAMSQYKFVLAIENTMAESYVTEKLYYALDAGSVPIYFGAPDVQSFVPPHSIIDGSKFRSMEELATYVKAVADDPVAYSEYHAWRRCGVMGYYGRNRAASLDALPCRLCEYVSRKGGRGAE